One Brachyspira hampsonii genomic window, AAATTATATTATTTTCATCTATATTTTTTTTATTATTATTTTCATCTATGTTCATTTCGGTTTTAAATATATAATCTGTTATCTTTAATAGATAATCTTTGATTAATATACTATCAGTATTAATTTTATTTTCTTCTAATTCCCATACAAGTTTATATTTATATTCATATTCATCGCCATATCCTTGTTTTTTTACCTCTATAGTTTCACACTTACCTTTGTATATAAGCCCGCTGTCTGATTCAATAAATACTTCTAATTCAGGTTTGCATCCTATAAAACCTTCTATTTTAGGGTTATCTATTTTATCATCTATATCGCCTTTAAATGCTTTTTCTATAGCGGAAAGTATATTACTTTTACCAGTGCCGTTTGCTCCTATGATACTTATTAATGCCCCCTGCTCTACATCGCCGTTAAGATATAATCTGCCGTATTTTACTTCATTTTCTTTTTCTTTATCTGATGCATCTTTGCTCACTATTATAGGGTTAATGTTTCTGAAATTTTTTATTGTTAAATATCTTTTCATAAGTTTTATCCTTTACTTTTATGTCTTTATTATTTTTTATCCACTTATTTTAAGATGCTGCCATTGAGCTGTATGCTAAGTAAGTCTCATCTGCATGCTGATAAAGTTACAGTTAAGCATCATGTACAGCACACCTGATAATAAGGAATGCATATTTATATACTTAAATAATATTTTATACAATATATAAAACATTATTTTTATAATTAATAAATTACTAAAATTTTATGTATAATCTTATAAAGTACTCTTCAAATAAGTCTATTATTTGTAATAACTCCAGCTCTCAAAAAGTGTAAATAAAAAAGGCTCACAAATTATTATAATCTGTAAGCCTTTCATTATATAATCTTTTTTATATTTTAAGTAACTAATACTAATTATTTAGCATAAGCTCCAACTTCATCTTTTATACTTTCTTCAGCCATAACACTGTTCATACTGTCTTTAGCAGAACGAACGAAAAACTCTAAACGGTTTATAGTATTAACTTCACTAGCACCAGCGTCCATATCCAAATAAAGAAGATTCAAATTAGGATATCTAGTTTTAAGTCTAGTTTCAATACCTCGTGCTATAATGTGATTAGCAATACAACCGAAAGGCTGTAAGCAAAGTACATTATTAACACCTTCTTCTGCGAAAGTAGCTATTTCACCAGGTAAAAGCCAAGCCTCTCCGAATTGGTTAGTCATAGCAGTAACTTTAGCAGCATTTTCAGCTATTTGACGAATATGATGAGCAGGTCTGAAACCTTTGAATTTAGACATTATCTGATTAATAGAATCTACTCTTACATCAATAATTTTTTCTGAAAGTTTAGAGCCGTAATATCCAAGGAATGATACCTCTCTGGCATGAGTTTCTTTATTAACCTGTTCACTTATAACTTTCTGTACAAAGAAGTCAAATACAGGCGGAACTATTACTTCAACTCCTTTAGCCATAAGCCAATCGCAAACATCTCCATTAGCAAAGTTGTTATATTTTACATAAATCTCACCTACCAAACCAGCTTTAGGCATATCCAAATCATTAGTTTCAATAGCATTAAACTCAGCAACAGCTTGTTTTAATAGTTTATCAGTAGGTTTAAGAGCAAAATCTTTAGGGTGTAAAGCTATATATTTATTAGCAAGAGCCAAAGCTTCTCCCTTTTTCACCTCACGGGCTGCAGTGTAGTAATACATTGTAGATATAGCATCAGCATAAGGCATAGCTACAACACCTTCTTTCATCAAATCCATTTTTGATATTTCAAAACCCGGCTGATCATTAGCTACAGTAAGACCTACAGTAACAACAGGAACATCTGGATAACCTGCATTAATTAAACCTCTTTTTATAAGAGAAGCATAGTTACTAGCACGGCATTGTCCTCCTGTCTGAGTAATACCAGCAGCTATTTCATTAGGATCATACTGCCCGCTTTGAACTGCTCTTATAATATCACCAACTACAATAGTTGCAGGATAACATATATCCTGATTAGCATATCTTAAACCTAATTCTACAGATTCTATATCAGGATCTGGTAAAGCTATAGGTTCATATCCGCTTCTTTCCAAAAGAGTTTGTATCATGCTGTCATAGAATTGAGCGAATTTAGGAACAAGTATTTTTCTTTTATCATTTTTCTCATATCTCTTAATGATAGTTCTTTCTGGTTTTTCTTTAGGTATGAAATCGCCTTTCATTTTCATACTTTCTATCATAGAGCGTATTCTTAATCTAATACTTCCGGGACTTGATATTTCATCTACTTTTACCAAAGTAGGACTCTTACCATAAGCATTAAGTATAGATTTTATTTCATCTGAAGTAGTGGCATCAGGACCGCATCCGAAACTATTAATTTGAACAACCTCAAGTTTCATATCATTTTGTTTAGCAGCCCATAAAGCAGCTTTAAACATTTTATTAGGATAAGACCATTGAGTTAATACTTGTACATCAGCAAGAGATTCATCTATATCAAGACCGTCTTCAGTAAGCACATTAATACCGAATGAAGCAATAGTTTCAGGTATTTTATGGTTGATTAATGGATCAATATGATAAGGTCTGCTTACTATAAGTATAGTAGGTGTCTGAGTTTCTTTGGCATGTTCTATTATCTTTTTTCCTTCAGCTTTTAATTCTTTTTTTATTCTCTCCTGCTCTTTTAAAGCCATTTTGAAAGCTCTGTCGAAATCTTTTTTGTTTATTCCAAGCACTTTTACAAAATAAGCTTTACAGCCTTTATATAATAAATCTTCATTCAAGAAAGAAATTGTCGGAGCATCAAAAGGTATGCCGTATTTAGTTAATGGGCTAATAGAACTGTCTATTACATCAGGGTATCCTGTTACTACAGGACAGTTATAACTATTGAAACTTCCGTCATCTTCAGTTTTTTCTAAAACTACAGAAGGATAGAATATTCTGTCTACTTTAGATTCTATCAAATCATATATATGTCCGTTAGCTATTTTAGCAGGGAAACATATATTATCACTCATAACAGTACCAGAACCTTTTTCAGCTATAGCCATACTAGAAGGTGAAGATAACTGTACTCTGTATCCGCATTCTACAAGTATAGTAGCCCAGAATGGGAAGTTTTGATACATATTAAGTACGCGAGGTATACCAATAGTACCTTTTATTTCATCTGCTGCTGGGGCTAAAGGTCTGTCAAAAAGAAGCGAAAGTTTTTTCTGAGTAATATCCATACCGTATTTCTTTTCGCCTGTACCTTTATTTGAGAATATTCTTTCACATTTATTTCCTGTGTAGAATGATTTTAAATCTTTGAATTTTAATCTTGTAACAGTACAGAGGTTTTCGCATCCTTTACAAGTAAGCTGTTTTCTTTCATAATCATTAGCTTCCTGTAAATTATCCAAACCTATAAAAGTAGTCTCTTCTTCTTTTGTATTATAAGTATCCAAAGCGAGCAATGCACAGCCATAAGCACCCATAAGCTCAGATATATCAGGACGAATAACTTTTTTATCTAAGAATTTTTCTACAGAACGAAGAACAGCAGAGTTTTTGAAAGTACCGCCTTGAACTACTATATGATCTCCTAAAATAGAAGTATCAGTAATTTTTAATACTTTAGTAAAACAGTTTAATGTAACACTTTTAGCAAGACCGGCAGAAATATCAGAAACAGAAGAACCTTCTCTTAATGATTGTTTTACTTTACTATTCATAAATACTGTACAGCGGCTTCCTAAATCACAAGGGCTTGCAGATTCGCAGGCAATATTAGCAAAATCATCTACTTTATAACCC contains:
- a CDS encoding acyl-CoA dehydratase activase-related protein, encoding MEKIFKAGIDIGSTTAKMVVYDNDNMIFKTYVRHNADIKDTLLSILDNLQAMHGDLKLSLAMTGTAGMGICEKTGVSFVQEVIASSTAIRKIYPYGRTLIDIGGEDAKIIVFDDNFKADIRMNGNCAGGTGAFIDQMATLLNVQPSELSTLAEKSTSIYPMASRCGVFAKTDVQTLISRDIPKADIAKSIFQAVAVQTVNTLAKGFEIKPKILFTGGPLTFLPELRRTFLALLDATEDDMYTVDHPELTAAIGAAFGEIEEQTIIKVSDFTKLVQNISAEVKITNSKTREALFTSQEEYEQWQEDHSKDKVRAADVSTVNGKNTFLGIDSGSTTTKIVIIDEDGQVVLRHYRNNNGNPVGAVTEGLTEIKKELDEKNIKINIARTAVTGYGEDLIKAAFNMDEGIVETMAHYRGAKAFDKDVSFILDIGGQDMKAIFIKDGIIENIEINEACSSGCGSFIETFARGMGYKVDDFANIACESASPCDLGSRCTVFMNSKVKQSLREGSSVSDISAGLAKSVTLNCFTKVLKITDTSILGDHIVVQGGTFKNSAVLRSVEKFLDKKVIRPDISELMGAYGCALLALDTYNTKEEETTFIGLDNLQEANDYERKQLTCKGCENLCTVTRLKFKDLKSFYTGNKCERIFSNKGTGEKKYGMDITQKKLSLLFDRPLAPAADEIKGTIGIPRVLNMYQNFPFWATILVECGYRVQLSSPSSMAIAEKGSGTVMSDNICFPAKIANGHIYDLIESKVDRIFYPSVVLEKTEDDGSFNSYNCPVVTGYPDVIDSSISPLTKYGIPFDAPTISFLNEDLLYKGCKAYFVKVLGINKKDFDRAFKMALKEQERIKKELKAEGKKIIEHAKETQTPTILIVSRPYHIDPLINHKIPETIASFGINVLTEDGLDIDESLADVQVLTQWSYPNKMFKAALWAAKQNDMKLEVVQINSFGCGPDATTSDEIKSILNAYGKSPTLVKVDEISSPGSIRLRIRSMIESMKMKGDFIPKEKPERTIIKRYEKNDKRKILVPKFAQFYDSMIQTLLERSGYEPIALPDPDIESVELGLRYANQDICYPATIVVGDIIRAVQSGQYDPNEIAAGITQTGGQCRASNYASLIKRGLINAGYPDVPVVTVGLTVANDQPGFEISKMDLMKEGVVAMPYADAISTMYYYTAAREVKKGEALALANKYIALHPKDFALKPTDKLLKQAVAEFNAIETNDLDMPKAGLVGEIYVKYNNFANGDVCDWLMAKGVEVIVPPVFDFFVQKVISEQVNKETHAREVSFLGYYGSKLSEKIIDVRVDSINQIMSKFKGFRPAHHIRQIAENAAKVTAMTNQFGEAWLLPGEIATFAEEGVNNVLCLQPFGCIANHIIARGIETRLKTRYPNLNLLYLDMDAGASEVNTINRLEFFVRSAKDSMNSVMAEESIKDEVGAYAK